A single region of the Actinoplanes sp. SE50/110 genome encodes:
- a CDS encoding MarR family winged helix-turn-helix transcriptional regulator, giving the protein MTGPDAQSRPGPGPDPGTESMTRPDSGPMLSPGFWLHHAALTWRAELDARLRPLGLTPTQFMLLASAGWLEHVSGPPTQQQVADEAGADRMMTSRVVRTLQERGLLTRSPDPASPPSLRLSLTDAGRAVTRQATRAARDVDTLIFGDAAPHLRTSLRQIAESGGPTRVARPHRPGHP; this is encoded by the coding sequence ATGACCGGACCCGACGCGCAGAGCAGGCCCGGCCCCGGCCCCGACCCCGGCACGGAAAGCATGACCAGGCCCGACTCCGGCCCGATGCTCTCCCCCGGCTTCTGGCTGCACCACGCCGCCCTGACCTGGCGCGCCGAGTTGGACGCCCGCCTGCGCCCGCTCGGCCTCACCCCGACCCAGTTCATGCTGCTGGCCTCGGCCGGCTGGCTGGAGCACGTCTCCGGCCCACCGACCCAGCAGCAGGTCGCCGACGAGGCCGGCGCCGACCGCATGATGACCTCCCGGGTGGTCCGCACCCTGCAGGAGCGTGGCCTGCTGACCCGCAGCCCCGACCCGGCCAGCCCGCCGTCGCTGCGCCTGAGCCTCACCGACGCCGGCCGCGCCGTCACGCGGCAGGCCACCCGGGCCGCCCGCGACGTCGACACCCTGATCTTCGGCGACGCCGCCCCGCACCTGCGTACCAGCCTGCGGCAGATCGCCGAGTCCGGAGGACCGACAAGGGTGGCCCGACCGCACCGGCCGGGCCACCCTTGA